One part of the Malus sylvestris chromosome 2, drMalSylv7.2, whole genome shotgun sequence genome encodes these proteins:
- the LOC126582861 gene encoding NADP-dependent D-sorbitol-6-phosphate dehydrogenase-like, whose protein sequence is MAITLNSGFNMPVVGLGVWRMEGKEIRDLVLNALNLGYRHFDCAADYKNEPEVGEALAEAFSTGLVKREDLFITTKLWNSDHGHVVEACKDSLKKLRLDYLDLYLVHFPVATKHTGVGTTGSALDEDGVLEIDTTISLETTWHAMEELVSMGLVRSIGISNYDIFLTRDCLAYSEVKPAVNQIETHPYFQRESLVKFCQKHGICVTAHTPLGGAVANSEWFGSVSCLDDPVLKNLAEKYKKTAAQVVLRWGIQRNTVVIPKTSKLERLKENFQVFDFELTKEDMDLIAKVNRKHRTNLPCKFWGVDLFE, encoded by the exons atggCGATAACACTCAACAGTGGGTTCAACATGCCAGTAGTGGGTCTGGGTGTTTGGCGCATGGAAGGAAAAGAAATCAGAGACCTCGTTCTCAATGCCCTCAACCTTGGCTATCGCCATTTCGATTGCGCTG CTGATTACAAGAATGAACCAGAAGTTGGGGAGGCACTTGCAGAAGCATTTTCGACTGGGCTTGTTAAGCGAGAGGATCTCTTCATCACCACCAAG CTTTGGAATTCGGATCATGGACACGTTGTAGAGGCCTGTAAAGACAGTCTGAAGAAGCTTCGGTTGGATTATCTGGATCTGTACCTTGTTCACTTTCCTGTTGCCACCAAGCATACCG GAGTTGGTACGACTGGCAGTGCTTTGGATGAGGATGGGGTGCTAGAAATAGACACAACCATATCTTTGGAAACTACCTGGCATGCTATGGAAGAGCTGGTCTCTATGGGTTTAGTTCGTAGCATTGGAATTAG TAACTATGATATCTTTCTGACGAGAGATTGCTTAGCTTATTCCGAAGTGAAGCCCGCAGTGAATCAGATTGAGACTCACCCATACTTCCAACGTGAATCTCTTGTCAAATTCTGTCAGAAGCATGGCATCTGTGTCACTGCCCACACTCCTCTTGGAGGTGCTGTGGCCAACAGCGAGtggtttggttcagtttcatgtCTAGACGATCCAGTTCTTAAG AATCTGGCTGAGAAATACAAAAAGACTGCTGCCCAAGTTGTTCTAAGGTGGGGCATCCAACGGAACACAGTTGTCATCCCGAAGACATCAAAACTTGAGAGATTGAAAgagaattttcaagtttttgacTTTGAGCTCACCAAAGAGGACATGGACCTGATTGCAAAGGTAAACAGGAAACACCGGACAAATCTACCTTGCAAGTTCTGGGGCGTTGATCTGTTTGAATAG